A section of the Vespa velutina chromosome 6, iVesVel2.1, whole genome shotgun sequence genome encodes:
- the LOC124949709 gene encoding vesicle-trafficking protein SEC22b → MVLLTMIARISDGLPLAATMQEDEQSERSTLEYQNQAKMLFRKLGLQSPTRCTIETGPYLFHYLIENEVCYLVLCERNYSKRIAYSYLEDIAQEFHSQYGKRVNTVARPYAFIEFDTYIQKAKKVFSDGRSRRNMNALNTQLQDVQRIMVQNIDDVLQRGTVLSELDTKTQNLSMLSQKYKKDAAHLNSKSMYVKAVAILVAFLVFLLYFFIL, encoded by the exons atggtattattaacaatgataGCAAGAATATCAGATGGTCTGCCATTGGCGGCTACCATGCAAGAAGATGAACAG AGTGAAAGAAGTACTTTGGAATATCAGAATCAAGcaaaaatgttatttagaaaattaggTTTACAGTCACCTACAAGATGTACTATAGAAACTGGACCATATCTTTTTCA ttatttaattgaaaatgagGTATGTTATTTGGTATTATGCGAAAGGAATTATAGTAAACGAATAGCTTATAGTTATTTAGAAGATATAGCTCAAGAATTTCATTCTCAGTATGGTAAACGTGTTAATACTGTTGCTAGGCCTTATGCTTTTATTGAATTTG ATACTTACATTCAAAAAGCTAAAAAAGTTTTCTCAGATGGTAGATCACGTAGAAATATGAATGCTCTTAACACTCAATTACAAGATGTTCAAAGGATTATGGTTCAAAATATTGACGATGTTTTACAAAGAGGAACTGTACTTTCAG AATTGGATACAAAAACACAAAATTTATCTATGCTGTcacaaaaatataagaaagatgCAGCACATTTAAATAGCAAATCTATGTATGTCAAAGCAGTTGCTATTCTCGTTGCATTTCTAGTATTTCTGTTATACTTCTTTATCCTTTAG